The Haloferax sp. Atlit-12N genome contains a region encoding:
- a CDS encoding iron transporter, whose amino-acid sequence MNRRDAIKTLGVGTIAATAGCLGGFERQSAWRDPPLVEDRPAAVYLPAITEGMKMYGKTTAGPYGVALTYSYPHRFWTAAGSELGKTVVEADDSIHLMASLWDAETGTVLPLDAGVSIEILRDGDLVSEEVAYPMLSQQMGMHYGSNYVLDGEGDYEARVHVGGTSLSRTGSFAGRFDAAETATFAFTFETDDLYDVELKRLGDEAGSRGAVPAMEMMGVPTGKAPAVGDLPGRHLGRQTSADALFDAFVVDDGSRFGVDGSYLYVSARTPYNEFVLPMMGVRATLERGGTAVLDGARLARTLDPDLSYHYGTGVETVESGDALTISVDVPPQVARHDGYETAFMDFEPIRFDV is encoded by the coding sequence ATGAACCGACGAGACGCCATCAAGACGCTCGGCGTCGGCACTATCGCGGCCACCGCTGGGTGTCTCGGCGGATTCGAACGACAGTCGGCGTGGCGCGACCCGCCGCTCGTCGAGGACCGCCCGGCTGCGGTCTACCTGCCCGCCATCACCGAGGGGATGAAGATGTACGGCAAGACGACAGCCGGTCCGTACGGCGTCGCGCTCACCTACTCGTACCCCCATCGCTTCTGGACCGCCGCCGGCTCCGAACTCGGAAAGACGGTCGTCGAGGCCGACGACTCGATTCACCTCATGGCGTCGCTGTGGGACGCCGAAACGGGGACCGTCCTCCCGCTCGACGCCGGCGTCTCCATCGAGATTCTCCGCGACGGCGACCTCGTCAGCGAGGAGGTCGCCTACCCGATGCTCTCCCAGCAGATGGGGATGCACTACGGCTCGAACTACGTTCTCGACGGTGAGGGCGACTACGAGGCTCGCGTCCACGTCGGTGGCACCTCGCTTTCCCGAACAGGGTCGTTCGCCGGCCGGTTCGACGCGGCCGAGACGGCGACGTTCGCGTTCACCTTCGAGACCGACGACCTCTACGACGTGGAACTGAAGCGCCTCGGCGACGAGGCCGGGTCGCGCGGCGCGGTCCCCGCGATGGAGATGATGGGCGTCCCGACCGGGAAAGCGCCCGCAGTCGGCGACCTTCCCGGTCGCCACCTCGGCCGACAGACGAGCGCCGACGCCCTGTTCGACGCCTTCGTCGTCGACGACGGCTCCCGATTCGGCGTCGACGGCTCGTACCTCTACGTCTCGGCGCGGACGCCGTACAACGAGTTCGTGCTGCCGATGATGGGCGTCAGAGCCACGCTCGAACGCGGCGGAACCGCGGTCCTCGACGGGGCGCGACTCGCCCGGACGCTCGACCCCGACCTCAGCTACCACTACGGAACGGGCGTCGAGACCGTCGAATCCGGCGACGCGCTGACAATTTCCGTGGATGTGCCGCCGCAGGTCGCCCGCCACGACGGCTACGAGACGGCGTTCATGGATTTCGAACCGATTCGGTTCGATGTCTGA
- a CDS encoding DNA-binding protein, with amino-acid sequence MTTDTDATRDRHTCTACGEAYPTARLLVLHRGARHPDDLDAGEVEAYREAYYEEEDELKSFRIRALGVLVLLYFGFLMLFIVFAS; translated from the coding sequence ATGACCACGGACACAGACGCGACGCGCGACCGCCACACCTGCACAGCGTGCGGCGAGGCGTATCCGACAGCGCGGTTGCTGGTCCTCCACCGGGGCGCGAGACACCCCGACGACCTCGACGCCGGGGAGGTCGAGGCGTACCGCGAGGCGTACTACGAGGAGGAAGACGAACTCAAGTCGTTCCGCATCCGCGCGCTCGGCGTCCTCGTCCTGCTGTACTTCGGCTTCCTCATGCTGTTTATCGTCTTCGCATCATGA